Proteins from a genomic interval of Hydrogenophaga sp. PAMC20947:
- a CDS encoding TIGR04283 family arsenosugar biosynthesis glycosyltransferase: MADLKLAIVVPVLNEAMTLPAALAELEALRAHGVVVIVVDGGSSDATVAVAAKGADAVLTAPRGRAAQMNAGACHPLARRADVLLFLHADTRLPANAHVLVAKALEGGADWGRFDVRIDGRHPLLPMVAAFMNWRSRKTRIATGDQALFVRRTVWASLGGFAPIPLMEDVELSARLRAVSEPANIAQPVHTAGRRWDERGFWRTVLMMWRLRAAYALGRDPTALARRYGYAPRAPSAVAIMAKAPLPGLAKTRLAPVLGDAGAARAQRRFILRTLTTACQASTGPVTLHCTPPAHRLFHLLTMRWGVACVGQVDGDIGCRMRAVMAEHFAQAAAPPLLIVGTDCPVLTPAILQTCADTLVNHDAVLIPAEDGGYVLIGLRKRLPQVFEAVDWSTPRVMGQTRERLKAQGVSWRELPALWDVDDPVDWERWQALLKDVSDGRVA, translated from the coding sequence ATGGCAGACCTGAAGCTGGCGATCGTGGTGCCGGTGCTCAACGAGGCGATGACCTTGCCTGCTGCGCTGGCGGAACTTGAAGCACTTCGGGCCCATGGGGTGGTGGTCATTGTGGTGGATGGCGGCAGCTCGGATGCCACGGTGGCGGTGGCCGCCAAGGGTGCAGATGCCGTGTTGACGGCCCCTCGCGGGCGGGCCGCCCAGATGAACGCGGGGGCTTGCCACCCGTTGGCTCGCCGGGCGGATGTGCTGCTGTTTCTGCATGCCGACACCCGTTTGCCCGCCAACGCCCATGTGCTCGTGGCCAAGGCCCTTGAGGGCGGGGCGGACTGGGGCCGTTTTGATGTGCGGATCGATGGGCGCCACCCCTTGCTGCCCATGGTGGCCGCGTTCATGAACTGGCGTTCACGAAAAACCCGCATCGCCACCGGCGATCAGGCCCTGTTTGTGCGGCGCACCGTGTGGGCGTCGCTTGGCGGCTTTGCACCGATTCCGTTGATGGAAGACGTGGAGCTCAGCGCCCGTTTGCGGGCGGTGTCGGAGCCGGCGAACATCGCGCAACCGGTGCACACGGCCGGGCGGCGCTGGGATGAGCGCGGATTCTGGCGCACGGTGCTGATGATGTGGCGCTTGCGCGCGGCCTATGCGCTAGGGCGTGATCCGACCGCGCTGGCCCGGCGGTATGGCTATGCGCCCCGCGCCCCGTCTGCGGTGGCCATCATGGCCAAAGCACCCCTGCCCGGGCTGGCCAAAACCCGTCTCGCGCCCGTGCTGGGCGACGCGGGCGCGGCGCGGGCCCAGCGGCGTTTCATCCTGCGCACACTCACCACCGCGTGCCAGGCGAGCACCGGCCCTGTTACCTTGCATTGCACCCCACCCGCCCATCGGCTGTTTCACCTGTTGACCATGCGGTGGGGCGTGGCGTGTGTGGGTCAGGTGGACGGTGACATCGGGTGCCGCATGCGCGCCGTGATGGCGGAGCATTTCGCCCAGGCCGCCGCGCCGCCTTTGCTGATCGTGGGCACCGATTGCCCCGTGTTGACCCCGGCCATATTGCAGACCTGTGCCGATACGTTGGTGAACCACGATGCCGTGTTGATCCCGGCAGAAGACGGGGGCTATGTGCTGATCGGTTTGCGCAAGCGATTGCCGCAGGTGTTCGAAGCTGTCGACTGGAGCACGCCGCGCGTGATGGGCCAGACGCGGGAGCGGCTCAAGGCGCAGGGGGTGTCCTGGCGCGAATTGCCCGCTTTGTGGGATGTGGACGATCCGGTGGACTGGGAACGCTGGCAGGCGCTGCTCAAGGATGTCAGCGACGGCCGCGTTGCTTGA
- a CDS encoding HAD-IC family P-type ATPase, translating into MTNDAYRTESPVWHAVPTDQVLQSLASDAQGLSAGEVQARLDRHGPNRLPAAPPRPWWRRLLAQFHNLLIYVLLAAALITLWLGHYLDTAVIVGVVVINAIMGLVQEGKAQRALEAVRAMLASHATVVRQGLRQEVDAGELVPGDVVLLESGTRVPADLRLLRSKNLAIDEAALTGESVPSGKQADAVAHGAALGDRACMAYAGTVVTVGQASGVVVATARDTEIGKIGAMVAGVAELVTPLTQRLDQFARRITGFIVVVALFTFAYGVWFGGMPAADMFLVVVGLAVAAIPEGLPAVVTITLAIGTSIMAQHRAVVRRLPAVEALGSVSVICTDKTGTLTRNEMTAVRVMLSDTTLAVSGAGYAPLGGFDEAGSVVDPAEHAGLQRLARCALLCNDAHLHHDGTAEDSAKAWTLAGDPTEGALLTLALKAGLDREGAGLAFPRRDEIPFESEHRYMATLHHDHEACVFVLLKGAPERVLDLCVQDTAGAPLDRRAWQAQVDQAARDGQRVLALAECSLPGGTTALSMADIVPRFTLLGLVGLMDPPRPEAVAAVAECQRAGIRVVMITGDHAVTAAAIGQQLGLQAQRAITGEEIDHLDDAALSERLVQTDVVARASPAHKLRLVASLQAQGKLVAMTGDGVNDAPALKAANIGVAMGLRGTDAAREAADLVLTDDNFAAIAHAVREGRTVFDNIKKSLLFVLPTNGGEAGVILLAVFAGLAMPVTAAQILWVNMVTTVTLAIALAFEPGEGQLMQRPPRDPNEPLITRLLFARIAYVTLLMIVATYTVFHWEMSRGSSIEVARTAVVNMLVVGELVYLFNVRHFTAHALAWETLTGNLIAFWASVSLVVFQMLFTYASPMQQLFGTAALGWSSWAMILGLASVKFLAVEAEKWVLRRQGVLRM; encoded by the coding sequence ATGACAAATGACGCATATCGGACCGAATCCCCTGTTTGGCATGCTGTGCCCACCGATCAGGTGTTGCAGAGCCTGGCGAGCGATGCTCAGGGCCTGAGCGCCGGTGAGGTGCAAGCGCGGTTGGATCGCCATGGACCCAACCGCCTGCCGGCTGCCCCGCCGCGTCCCTGGTGGCGCCGGTTGCTGGCGCAGTTTCACAACCTGCTGATCTATGTGTTGCTCGCTGCGGCTCTGATCACCTTGTGGCTGGGGCATTATCTCGACACGGCGGTGATCGTGGGCGTGGTCGTGATCAACGCCATCATGGGGCTGGTGCAAGAGGGCAAAGCACAGCGCGCGTTGGAGGCCGTTCGCGCCATGCTGGCCAGTCACGCCACGGTGGTGCGGCAGGGTCTGCGCCAGGAAGTGGATGCGGGTGAACTGGTGCCCGGTGACGTGGTGCTGCTGGAGTCAGGAACCCGGGTCCCCGCCGACCTGCGCCTGCTGCGCAGCAAAAATCTGGCCATCGATGAGGCGGCGCTCACCGGCGAGTCTGTGCCTTCGGGCAAACAGGCCGATGCGGTGGCGCACGGCGCTGCACTGGGCGACCGGGCATGCATGGCCTACGCAGGCACGGTTGTCACGGTGGGCCAGGCCAGCGGTGTGGTGGTGGCCACTGCGCGCGATACCGAGATCGGGAAAATCGGCGCCATGGTGGCCGGCGTGGCCGAGTTGGTCACGCCACTGACGCAGCGGCTGGACCAGTTCGCCCGCCGCATCACGGGCTTCATCGTGGTGGTGGCGCTGTTCACTTTCGCCTATGGCGTCTGGTTCGGCGGTATGCCCGCTGCCGATATGTTTCTTGTGGTGGTGGGCCTGGCCGTGGCGGCGATCCCTGAGGGCCTGCCCGCAGTGGTCACCATCACGCTCGCCATTGGCACCAGCATCATGGCGCAGCACCGGGCGGTGGTGCGCCGGCTGCCGGCCGTCGAGGCCCTGGGCTCGGTGAGTGTGATCTGCACAGACAAAACCGGCACGCTGACCCGCAACGAGATGACAGCGGTGCGCGTGATGCTGTCCGACACCACGCTGGCGGTGAGTGGCGCCGGCTATGCGCCGCTGGGTGGCTTCGATGAAGCGGGCTCGGTGGTCGACCCGGCTGAACATGCAGGCCTGCAGCGCCTGGCCCGCTGTGCGCTGTTGTGCAACGACGCGCACCTGCACCACGACGGCACGGCCGAAGACAGCGCCAAAGCATGGACCCTGGCAGGCGATCCCACAGAGGGGGCTCTGCTCACTTTGGCGCTCAAAGCTGGGCTGGATCGGGAAGGCGCCGGCCTGGCCTTTCCGCGCCGGGACGAGATTCCGTTCGAATCCGAGCACCGCTACATGGCCACTTTGCACCACGATCACGAAGCTTGTGTGTTCGTTTTGCTCAAGGGTGCTCCGGAACGGGTGCTCGATCTGTGTGTGCAAGACACCGCGGGCGCGCCGCTCGACCGCAGGGCCTGGCAGGCTCAGGTCGATCAGGCCGCGCGAGATGGACAACGCGTGTTGGCGCTGGCCGAGTGTTCACTGCCGGGCGGTACCACTGCCCTGAGCATGGCCGACATCGTGCCCCGCTTTACCTTGCTCGGCCTGGTGGGGCTGATGGACCCGCCGCGCCCGGAGGCCGTGGCTGCGGTGGCCGAATGTCAGCGCGCTGGCATTCGCGTGGTCATGATCACCGGCGACCACGCGGTCACTGCTGCCGCCATTGGTCAGCAGCTGGGGCTGCAGGCCCAGCGGGCCATCACCGGTGAGGAAATTGATCACCTGGACGATGCGGCACTGAGCGAGCGGCTGGTGCAAACCGATGTGGTGGCCCGGGCCAGCCCGGCCCACAAGCTGCGCCTGGTGGCATCGCTGCAGGCGCAAGGCAAGCTGGTGGCCATGACGGGTGACGGGGTCAACGATGCGCCGGCCCTCAAAGCCGCCAATATTGGTGTTGCCATGGGTCTGCGGGGCACCGACGCCGCGCGCGAGGCCGCCGATCTGGTGCTCACCGACGACAACTTCGCCGCCATCGCCCACGCGGTTCGCGAAGGGCGAACCGTGTTCGACAACATCAAAAAATCCCTGTTGTTTGTGCTGCCCACCAACGGCGGCGAAGCCGGTGTGATCCTGCTGGCGGTGTTCGCTGGCTTGGCCATGCCCGTGACCGCCGCGCAGATTTTGTGGGTCAACATGGTCACCACGGTAACGCTGGCCATTGCGCTGGCGTTTGAGCCTGGCGAAGGCCAGCTGATGCAGCGCCCGCCCCGCGACCCGAACGAACCCCTCATCACGCGCCTGTTGTTCGCCCGAATTGCCTATGTGACGCTGCTGATGATCGTGGCCACCTACACGGTTTTCCATTGGGAAATGTCACGCGGCAGCTCCATCGAGGTGGCCCGCACCGCCGTGGTCAACATGCTGGTGGTGGGTGAGCTGGTGTACCTGTTCAACGTGCGCCATTTCACCGCCCATGCCCTGGCCTGGGAGACCCTCACGGGCAACCTGATCGCTTTTTGGGCCAGCGTGTCGCTGGTGGTGTTCCAGATGCTGTTCACCTATGCCTCCCCCATGCAGCAGCTGTTCGGCACCGCTGCGCTGGGGTGGTCTTCGTGGGCCATGATTCTGGGTCTGGCTAGCGTCAAGTTTCTGGCGGTGGAGGCCGAGAAATGGGTGCTGCGGCGGCAGGGCGTGCTGCGCATGTGA
- a CDS encoding siderophore-interacting protein, with protein sequence MTTATPPSLEVERLRHPLKVRRLQVQRVERTSPHFVRVQLIGSDLEGFVSASFDDHIKLMLPAQPGGPLVLPEAGPDGPALPPGTERPTMRDYTPSRFDAQAQTLDIEFLLHGEGRASEWAAQAQPGDEVGVGGPRGSFVVPTAFDWHLLVGDETALPAITRRLAELPSDTTAIAVIETASPDDRRAFVSQARVETHWVDAGAIDALAKTVSALNLPTGEGFAWAAGEAASMVAVREVLIAQLGLDKSRVRASAYWKRGSTGHHETL encoded by the coding sequence ATGACCACAGCCACACCGCCCAGCCTCGAAGTCGAGCGCCTGCGCCATCCACTGAAGGTGCGCCGGTTACAGGTGCAGCGCGTTGAACGCACCAGCCCCCATTTTGTGCGCGTACAGCTCATCGGCTCCGATCTGGAAGGCTTCGTCAGCGCCTCCTTTGACGATCACATCAAGCTCATGCTGCCGGCACAGCCCGGGGGCCCGCTGGTCTTGCCCGAAGCCGGGCCCGACGGCCCAGCCCTGCCACCGGGTACTGAGCGCCCCACCATGCGCGATTACACGCCCAGCCGGTTCGATGCCCAGGCACAAACACTGGACATCGAGTTCCTGCTGCACGGCGAAGGCCGCGCCTCCGAATGGGCCGCGCAGGCCCAGCCCGGCGACGAGGTGGGTGTGGGCGGGCCACGCGGTTCTTTTGTGGTGCCCACAGCCTTCGACTGGCACCTGCTCGTGGGCGATGAAACTGCCTTGCCCGCCATCACCCGACGGTTGGCTGAACTGCCCTCAGACACCACGGCCATCGCCGTGATCGAAACGGCAAGCCCGGATGACCGGCGAGCCTTCGTGAGCCAGGCCAGGGTTGAAACCCATTGGGTGGACGCTGGGGCGATCGACGCACTCGCCAAGACTGTATCGGCCCTGAACCTGCCCACAGGCGAAGGCTTTGCCTGGGCCGCTGGCGAGGCGGCGTCCATGGTGGCTGTGCGCGAGGTGTTGATCGCTCAGCTCGGGCTGGACAAATCCCGCGTGCGTGCTTCGGCTTACTGGAAGCGAGGCAGCACGGGGCACCACGAAACGCTCTGA
- a CDS encoding YiiX/YebB-like N1pC/P60 family cysteine hydrolase: MRAWLGRALAAYLGTPGRTVAIGFPTDIGRLRSALIPGDVILVEGTSRVSTAIKYLTQSTWSHAALFVGDLPWQTADGETPCVVEADISDGVRAVSLELFRHHACRVGRPMGMAPADTEAVCRYAIQRVGESYDLKNVVDLARYLFPTPPVPLGWRRRMLSLGSGDPTRAICSTLIAQAFQAVQYPILPRIETLDLKDPTCLHCVQEILHVRDHSLFVPRDFDLSPYFQLVKPGLTEDFDHRALLWADRAGTILTGS; the protein is encoded by the coding sequence ATGAGGGCCTGGCTGGGCCGGGCTTTGGCGGCCTACCTGGGCACGCCCGGGCGAACTGTCGCGATCGGCTTCCCCACCGATATCGGCCGCCTGCGCTCTGCCTTGATACCCGGAGATGTGATCCTGGTGGAGGGCACCTCGCGCGTCAGCACGGCCATCAAATACCTCACCCAGTCCACGTGGTCGCACGCGGCGCTGTTTGTGGGCGACCTGCCTTGGCAAACGGCCGATGGCGAGACGCCTTGTGTGGTGGAAGCGGATATCAGCGATGGCGTGCGCGCGGTGTCTTTGGAGCTGTTTCGGCACCACGCCTGCCGGGTCGGTCGCCCCATGGGCATGGCGCCGGCCGATACCGAGGCGGTGTGCCGGTATGCGATTCAGCGGGTAGGGGAGTCGTATGACTTGAAAAACGTTGTGGATCTGGCGCGCTACCTTTTCCCTACGCCGCCGGTGCCGCTGGGCTGGCGCCGAAGAATGTTGTCACTGGGCAGCGGGGACCCGACCCGTGCCATTTGCTCCACGCTGATCGCCCAGGCTTTTCAGGCGGTGCAGTATCCGATCTTGCCGCGCATCGAAACACTGGATCTGAAAGACCCCACTTGCCTGCATTGTGTGCAGGAGATCCTGCATGTGCGCGACCACAGCCTTTTTGTACCGCGTGATTTTGATCTCTCGCCGTATTTTCAATTGGTCAAGCCTGGCCTGACCGAAGACTTCGATCACCGAGCCTTGCTTTGGGCCGACCGCGCAGGCACCATACTGACGGGCTCCTAG
- a CDS encoding bifunctional TVP38/TMEM64 family protein/FAD-dependent oxidoreductase, with protein sequence MVVNLRKLLLLIAVVLGIVAFFAFDLGRFLTLDYIKESQAAFVELYANQPLRVAAVYFLLYVVATALSLPGAAIITLAGGAIFGLGWGTVIVSFASSMGATLAFLMSRFVLRSSIESKFGNRLAEINKGIEKDGAFYLFTLRLIPLVPFFVINLVMGLTKMKARTFYWVSQIGMLAGTIVYVNAGTQLAQIDSLKGILSPGLIGSFVLLGLFPLIARKIVEAVKKRKVFARWNSVKPKSFDRNLIVIGGGAGGLVSAYIAAAVKAKVTLVEVHKMGGDCLNYGCVPSKALIKSAKLASQMRHGEQYGLSNTTPTFSFKAVMQRIHDVIKAIEPHDSVERYTELGVEVLQGYAKLVNPWTVEIALNDGGTQRLTARSIVIAAGARPFVPPLPGLEDVGYVTSDTLWDEFAKLDEVPKRLVVLGGGPIGSELAQSFARLGSAVTQVEMGPRIMAREDEEVSELAKKALEADGVDVRVGHKALRCEIIDGEKTLIVEFQGAEQRIVYDQLLCAVGRSARLTGYGLEDIGVPTNRTVETNEYLETLYPNIFAAGDVAGPYQFTHVASHQAWYAAVNALFGDFKKFKVDYSVIPWATFIDPEVARVGLNELEAKEKNIPYEVTKYGMDDLDRAIADSETQGFVKVLTVPGKDKILGVTIVGSHAGDLLAEYVLAMKHGMGLNKILGTIHTYPTMSEANKYAAGDWKRAHQPEKLLMWVKKFHDWRRG encoded by the coding sequence ATGGTCGTGAACCTTCGCAAACTCTTACTCTTGATCGCTGTGGTGCTCGGCATCGTGGCCTTCTTCGCCTTCGATCTGGGCCGCTTTCTGACCCTCGACTACATCAAAGAAAGCCAGGCCGCTTTTGTCGAGCTCTATGCCAACCAGCCCCTGAGGGTGGCAGCGGTCTACTTCCTGTTGTACGTCGTCGCCACAGCCTTGTCGCTCCCGGGCGCAGCCATCATCACCCTCGCCGGTGGCGCGATCTTCGGTCTGGGCTGGGGCACTGTGATCGTGTCGTTTGCCTCGAGCATGGGCGCTACGCTGGCTTTCCTGATGTCGCGCTTTGTACTGCGCAGCAGCATCGAAAGCAAATTCGGCAACCGGTTGGCCGAGATCAACAAGGGCATCGAAAAAGACGGTGCTTTCTACCTCTTCACCTTGCGCCTGATCCCGCTCGTGCCGTTCTTTGTGATCAACCTCGTCATGGGATTGACCAAGATGAAGGCTCGAACTTTTTACTGGGTCAGCCAGATCGGTATGCTGGCCGGCACCATCGTGTACGTGAACGCAGGCACGCAACTGGCCCAGATCGATTCCCTCAAAGGCATCCTCAGCCCCGGTCTGATCGGCTCTTTCGTGCTCCTGGGCCTGTTCCCGCTGATCGCACGCAAGATCGTGGAGGCCGTCAAAAAGCGCAAGGTATTCGCGCGCTGGAACAGCGTAAAGCCCAAAAGTTTTGACCGCAACCTGATCGTGATCGGTGGTGGTGCGGGCGGTCTGGTCTCGGCTTACATCGCTGCCGCGGTGAAGGCCAAGGTGACGCTGGTCGAAGTCCACAAAATGGGGGGCGATTGCCTGAACTACGGCTGCGTGCCCAGCAAAGCCTTGATCAAAAGCGCCAAGCTGGCCAGCCAGATGCGCCACGGCGAACAGTACGGTCTGTCGAACACCACACCCACCTTCAGCTTCAAGGCGGTCATGCAGCGCATTCACGATGTGATCAAAGCCATCGAGCCCCACGACAGCGTGGAGCGCTACACCGAACTGGGTGTGGAGGTTTTGCAGGGCTACGCCAAGCTGGTGAACCCCTGGACGGTGGAGATCGCGCTAAACGACGGCGGCACCCAGCGCCTGACCGCGCGCAGCATCGTGATCGCCGCTGGCGCCCGCCCCTTTGTGCCACCACTGCCCGGTCTGGAAGACGTGGGCTACGTGACCAGCGACACGCTGTGGGACGAATTCGCCAAGCTCGACGAAGTGCCCAAACGCCTGGTGGTGCTCGGCGGTGGCCCCATTGGTTCCGAATTGGCTCAAAGCTTTGCCCGCCTGGGCTCGGCCGTGACCCAGGTTGAAATGGGCCCACGCATCATGGCGCGGGAAGACGAAGAAGTGAGCGAGCTGGCGAAGAAAGCGCTGGAGGCTGACGGCGTGGATGTGCGCGTGGGCCACAAGGCCCTGCGCTGCGAAATCATCGACGGCGAAAAAACGTTGATCGTGGAATTCCAGGGCGCCGAGCAACGCATTGTGTATGACCAGCTGCTGTGCGCCGTGGGCCGCAGTGCCCGCCTCACCGGCTACGGTCTGGAAGACATCGGCGTGCCCACCAACCGCACGGTGGAAACCAACGAATACCTGGAAACGCTGTACCCCAACATCTTCGCCGCAGGCGATGTGGCGGGCCCCTACCAGTTCACCCACGTGGCCTCTCACCAGGCCTGGTATGCGGCGGTCAATGCGCTGTTTGGCGACTTCAAGAAATTCAAGGTCGACTACTCGGTAATCCCCTGGGCCACCTTTATCGATCCCGAAGTCGCCCGCGTGGGCCTCAACGAACTGGAAGCCAAGGAAAAGAACATTCCTTATGAAGTCACCAAATACGGCATGGACGATCTCGACCGCGCCATCGCCGACAGCGAAACCCAAGGTTTCGTCAAGGTGCTGACCGTGCCGGGCAAAGACAAGATCCTGGGCGTGACCATTGTGGGCAGCCACGCTGGCGACTTGCTGGCCGAATACGTGCTCGCCATGAAACACGGCATGGGCCTGAACAAGATCCTGGGCACCATCCACACCTACCCCACCATGTCCGAGGCCAACAAGTACGCCGCAGGCGACTGGAAACGCGCCCACCAGCCCGAGAAGCTGCTGATGTGGGTCAAAAAATTCCACGACTGGCGCCGCGGTTGA
- a CDS encoding DUF547 domain-containing protein, whose product MNPRRHTLQLLAALAGATLLPLGAFAQTAFDHQYASWNTLVKKHVRWLPDGKQSRVNYKGFAADRAALKEVLTSMSAVPKAAFDGWNKPQRMAFLINAYNAYTVELILTKYPNLKSIKDLGSVFQSAWKKEFFTLLGAERHLDWIEHEQLRPVYKEPRVHAAVNCASIGCPALRDEAFTASKLEAQLEDGMRRFMGDRTRNRVKGDQLEVSSIFKWFKEDFNSGYRGFKQVEDVFAAYAEQLTDQADEQASLRARSLQVSYLDYDWSLNDAGR is encoded by the coding sequence ATGAACCCCCGTCGCCACACCTTGCAACTGCTGGCCGCCCTGGCCGGCGCGACGCTGCTGCCGCTGGGTGCTTTCGCCCAAACCGCGTTTGACCACCAGTACGCCAGCTGGAATACCCTGGTGAAAAAACATGTGCGCTGGCTGCCCGACGGCAAACAGTCGCGTGTGAACTACAAGGGTTTCGCGGCCGACCGAGCGGCGCTCAAGGAAGTGCTCACCAGCATGAGCGCCGTGCCCAAGGCGGCATTTGATGGCTGGAACAAACCACAGCGGATGGCTTTCCTGATCAACGCCTACAACGCCTACACCGTTGAGCTGATTCTCACCAAATACCCCAACCTGAAATCGATCAAGGACCTGGGGTCGGTTTTCCAGTCGGCCTGGAAAAAGGAGTTTTTCACGCTCCTGGGCGCCGAGCGCCACCTCGACTGGATCGAGCACGAACAGCTGCGCCCTGTCTACAAAGAGCCCCGGGTTCACGCAGCGGTCAACTGCGCCAGCATCGGGTGCCCAGCACTGCGCGACGAAGCCTTCACCGCCAGCAAACTGGAAGCCCAGCTTGAAGACGGCATGCGCCGCTTCATGGGCGACCGCACCCGCAACCGCGTAAAAGGTGACCAGCTTGAGGTGAGCTCAATCTTCAAATGGTTCAAGGAAGATTTCAACAGCGGCTACCGCGGCTTCAAGCAAGTTGAAGACGTGTTCGCCGCTTATGCTGAGCAGCTCACCGACCAGGCCGACGAGCAGGCCAGCCTGCGC
- a CDS encoding aminoglycoside phosphotransferase family protein, which produces MNDLLQHLHLALTSVDHPLAHCALQPLDDTGLAHDHVRLRGSGWLARVPKQSQMGLDAAHNLAYQRGCFERAAPGQHTPRLHSVLAPSAHLPRGALLVEEIVGVPARLPADLSAIVSALASLHALPLPPASMRPPLQDAADPLQALLKEVAQQAQYLASARIPAAVQLAIEAQQSSLRTVCGRVARPQRHLIAFDGHPGNFIVRADGVAVLVDLEKCRYSYPGLDLAHATLYTSTTWDVKSHAVLSLSEVVAAYEAWGRVMGASAADAVAWHVPLRRAMWLWSVSWCAKWRVLSREQKKGSTAGEDWSAERSDAALVNHVRDRVDHYLSAPVVDRVLHELDALERTWQT; this is translated from the coding sequence TTGAACGATCTGCTTCAGCACCTGCACCTTGCATTGACATCTGTGGACCATCCTCTGGCCCATTGCGCGTTGCAGCCGCTGGACGACACCGGTCTGGCCCACGACCATGTGCGCCTGCGGGGCAGCGGCTGGCTGGCGCGTGTACCCAAGCAAAGCCAGATGGGGCTGGATGCGGCGCACAACCTGGCTTACCAGCGCGGCTGTTTCGAGCGGGCAGCGCCCGGCCAGCACACCCCGCGGTTGCACAGCGTTCTGGCGCCGTCTGCCCATCTGCCGCGGGGGGCCTTGCTGGTGGAAGAGATCGTGGGCGTGCCGGCGCGCTTGCCAGCCGATTTGAGCGCTATTGTGTCAGCGCTGGCTTCGCTGCACGCCTTGCCCTTGCCGCCCGCTTCGATGCGGCCTCCCTTGCAGGATGCGGCCGATCCTTTGCAGGCCTTGCTGAAAGAAGTGGCTCAACAGGCCCAGTACTTGGCGTCGGCCCGGATTCCGGCCGCGGTGCAACTTGCCATCGAGGCGCAGCAATCCAGCTTGCGGACGGTGTGCGGCCGGGTGGCGCGGCCGCAGCGCCACCTCATTGCCTTTGACGGCCACCCGGGCAACTTCATCGTTCGGGCGGATGGCGTTGCTGTGCTGGTGGATCTGGAGAAATGCCGCTACAGCTACCCCGGCCTGGATCTGGCCCACGCCACGCTCTACACCTCAACCACCTGGGATGTGAAGAGCCATGCGGTGTTGAGCTTGAGCGAGGTTGTGGCGGCCTATGAGGCCTGGGGCCGAGTCATGGGGGCATCGGCGGCGGACGCCGTGGCATGGCATGTGCCTTTGCGCCGGGCCATGTGGCTTTGGTCGGTGAGTTGGTGTGCGAAATGGCGGGTGCTCTCGCGGGAGCAAAAAAAGGGCTCAACAGCGGGCGAAGACTGGTCTGCCGAGCGCAGCGACGCCGCGCTGGTCAACCATGTGCGCGACCGCGTGGACCACTATTTGAGCGCACCGGTGGTGGACCGCGTGCTGCACGAGCTTGATGCTCTGGAGCGAACATGGCAGACCTGA